Proteins encoded within one genomic window of Chitinophagaceae bacterium:
- a CDS encoding glycosyltransferase family 4 protein → MFRLVSIGALRYPKNQQYLIRAFAQLKQENFELDIYGTGPLQKELEQMRNESGARVILKGEVKNASRLLSQYDLYVMPSEFEGFSLSILEAMAMQMPMLVSDIPSFREQCADTAVYFDLKDTDDFISKLKMLAAEEALRNNLAAAAKQRVLDHFTLEHHHEGPA, encoded by the coding sequence TTGTTCAGGCTGGTTTCCATCGGTGCCTTGCGCTATCCTAAAAACCAGCAATACCTTATCCGGGCTTTTGCACAGTTAAAACAGGAAAATTTTGAACTGGATATTTACGGAACCGGGCCATTGCAGAAAGAACTGGAACAAATGCGGAATGAATCAGGTGCAAGGGTCATATTAAAAGGGGAGGTTAAAAATGCCAGCAGGTTATTATCGCAATACGACCTGTACGTAATGCCTTCGGAATTTGAAGGGTTTTCCCTGAGTATATTGGAAGCCATGGCCATGCAAATGCCCATGCTGGTAAGTGATATTCCTTCCTTCCGGGAACAATGCGCCGATACAGCTGTATATTTTGACCTGAAAGACACGGATGATTTCATAAGCAAATTGAAAATGCTGGCAGCCGAGGAGGCCCTGCGAAATAACCTGGCGGCGGCTGCAAAGCAACGGGTACTTGATCATTTTACGCTGGAGCATCACCATGAAGGGCCTGCGTAA